Proteins from one Xenopus tropicalis strain Nigerian chromosome 1, UCB_Xtro_10.0, whole genome shotgun sequence genomic window:
- the rnf31 gene encoding E3 ubiquitin-protein ligase RNF31, which yields MEEHPIRSALENALINQPGAVTPEFLNKMLYLPLRERYRRLSVEDLLKGGTQGGRFVLSLYGYSQSLPDGLSFPDSVQEPDVSTVAAVTADVIILHHELNLLISNMHPRHEEAAQELLGGELPQQSLVADYVSAPKDPQPETTSAGCFLCGTLVCSVFCSSCNEMLCEECDKRAHSHPVRAQHVRLPCGNTAKPRSLDQDSPSTVSSRPPWRCYSCHFENKGGSVLCVVCERPRGCTSSLSNLSLGSTLQRDSWECQACTLQNSASAVLCAVCDRPRLASKPAQDGYDSVALLLRDIQRDNKSITCPVSEKNGLFAMKNHQESMHEPESIGPLIDHTRQEEEIAKSEGWQCSHCTFFNTRNGRVCEICDRTSEGTAATEQPKALDMAHVQEEIRQKRLREDGAKIVALIREGEKYGVLPEEVCSAIRYSGTEVPQWWLQTELPYVLERLLDAASQKAGDTIGALTVEEARDAWVSSGGDMDAAVILCVTERRRKVDALSGLGFPERHKVVAALYESAGDVGRALSILQRPLLEPFLIRMWEEPQPPLRLDSADRQAVLRRLLAEHSLHSWGRAELALSLLIEGEGRYELQDVVEAVRESQDRDFIKRMLTQECAVCGWELPRNKMRSLTSCECCICPDCFRMHFTVAVKEKHIRDMICPACEEPEISDEGELLHYFSTLDILLRDTLEVDAYDLFHKKLTERTLMKDPKFLWCTHCSFGFIYERDQLDVKCPQCQCSFCRKCKRPWEEQHRSLNCDDFQNWKRENDAEYQAQGLAVYLLENGITCPHCKFSYALARGGCMHFICSQCRHQFCSGCYNTFHQRNKCTVPSCTVRMSLHAHHPRDCLFYLRDWDVTRLQRLLQMLLVQFNTDPPAGTQTAPGGGCRVMEQKEIPDGLRDEACGKITPPGYAGLCESHYKEYLVSRINAHSLDPCVLYDLAETMNVCQRYLPVLPLQDPTEDEASYRERLLGVLISEVPLSMNIPRKQN from the exons ATGGAAGAACATCCTATAAGGAGTGCTCTGGAAAATGCATTAATTAATCAACCGGGGGCTGTGACTCCTGAATTCCTGAATAAAATGTTGTATTTGCCTTTGAGAGAACGGTATAGAAGACTAAGTGTGGAGGATCTACTCAAAGGAGGGACACAG ggtGGACGATTTGTTCTGTCTCTTTATGGCTACTCTCAGTCACTTCCTGATGGTCTAAGTTTTCCAGATTCTGTGCAGGAACCAGATGTCTCCACTGTTGCTGCTGTAACAGCTGATGTGATTATTCTTCACCATGAACTCAACCTACTCATCTCG AACATGCACCCACGGCACGAGGAAGCAGCACAAGAACTATTAGGTGGTGAACTGCCACAG CAGTCTCTTGTTGCTGATTACGTAAGTGCTCCTAAAGATCCACAACCAG AAACCACTTCTGCTGGCTGTTTTCTTTGTGGTACTCTAGTTTGTTCTGTGTTTTGTTCCTCTTGTAATGAGATGCTCTGTGAGGAGTGTGATAAGAGAGCACACTCTCATCCAGTCCGTGCCCAACATGTGCGTTTACCATGTGGAAATACAGCAAAGCCCAG GTCATTGGATCAGGACTCCCCTTCTACAGTGTCATCTCGCCCTCCTTGGAGATGTTACTCTTGCCATTTTGAAAACAAAGGGGGTTCTGTTCTGTGTGTGGTATGTGAGCGCCCCCGTGGCTGTACCAGCAGCCTTTCAAACCTATCACTTGGAAGTACTTTACAGAGAGACAGCTGGGAATGCCAGGCTTGTActctgcaaaattctgcatctgCAGTTCTGTGTGCAGTGTGTGATCGTCCCCGATTGGCAAGCAAACCAGCCCAGGATGGTTACGATTCTGTTGCTTTGCTTTTGAGAGATATAC AGAGGGATAACAAGAGTATCACATGCCCTGTGAGTGAAAAAAATGGTCTATTTGCCATGAAGAATCATCAGGAGAGTATGCATGAACCAGAAAGCATTGGTCCTCTGATAGATCATACAAGGCAAGAAGAGGAGATTGCTAAAAGTGAG GGCTGGCAGTGTTCCCATTGCACTTTCTTTAACACACGAAATGGACGTGTTTGTGAGATTTGTGACAGGACCAGTGAGGGGACAGCAGCAACTGAACAACCCAAGGCACTTGATATGGCACATGTGCAGGAGGAGATCCGGCAGAAGCGACTAAGAGAGGATGGAGCTAAAATAGTGGCATTGATCCGG GAAGGAGAGAAGTATGGGGTTCTACCTGAAGAGGTGTGTAGCGCAATACGATATTCTGGTACAGAAGTGCCTCAGTGGTGGCTGCAGACTGAACTTCCCTATGTATTAGAGCGTCTGCTGGATGCTGCTTCACAGAAAGCAGGAGATACAATTGGTGCCCTAACAGTGGAAGAAGCTCGTGATGCTTGGGTGTCCAGTGGTGGAGACATGGATGCTGCTGTCATCTTATGTGTGACAGAGCGAAGAAGGAAG GTTGATGCACTCTCCGGCCTAGGTTTTCCAGAAAGGCATAAAGTGGTAGCTGCTCTTTATGAAAGTGCTGGAGATGTTGGTAGAGCACTAAGTATATTACAGAGACCACTTCTGGAGCCTTTTCTTATACGCATGTGGGAAGAACCACAACCACCCCTTCGGCTAGACTCGGCAGATAGACAG GCAGTTCTCCGTAGGTTACTTGCAGAACATTCCTTGCACAGTTGGGGTCGGGCAGAGCTAGCTTTGTCATTGCTTATTGAAGGAGAAGGGCGCTATGAACTCCAGGATGTTGTAGAGGCAGTGCGGGAATCGCAGGACAGAGACTTTATCAAAAGGATGTTAACACAGGAGTGTGCAGTGTGTGGATGGGAGCTCCCCCGTAACAAG ATGCGTTCTCTAACCTCATGTGAGTGTTGTATCTGTCCTGATTGCTTCCGGATGCATTTCACTGTAGCAGTGAAAGAGAAACATATTAGAGACATGATATGTCCAGCTTGTGAGGAGCCAGAAATAAGCGACGAGGGGGAGCTTCTTCACTATTTCTCTACTCTGGATATCCtg TTACGGGACACTTTGGAGGTTGATGCATATGATTTGTTCCATAAAAAACTAACTGAAAGAACACTTATGAAGGACCCAAAGTTCCTGTGGTGTACACAT TGTTCCTTTGGATTCATTTATGAACGAGATCAGCTGGATGTAAAATGCCCCCAGTGTCAGTGCAGTTTCTGCAGGAAATGCAAGAGGCCT TGGGAAGAACAGCATCGGTCTTTaaattgtgatgattttcagaactGGAAAAGGGAAAATGATGCAGAATACCAAGCTCAAGGATTGGCTGTATACCTGCTAGAGAATGGGATCA CCTGTCCCCATTGTAAATTTTCTTATGCTCTTGCACGAGGGGGATGCATGCACTTCATATGTTCTCAGTGTCGCCACCAGTTCTGCAGTGGCTGCTATAACACCTTTCACCAAAGAAAT AAATGTACAGTCCCGTCCTGTACGGTAAGGATGTCTCTCCATGCTCACCATCCTAGAGACTGTCTCTTTTACCTCCGAGATTGGGATGTCACACGTCTGCAAAGACTACTCCAG ATGTTACTGGTACAGTTTAACACAGATCCacccgctggaacacaaactgctCCAGGAG GTGGGTGTCGTGTGATGGAGCAAAAGGAGATACCTGATGGCCTGAGAGACGAAGCTTGTGGCAAAATAACACCTCCAGGATATGCTGGTTTGTGCGA GTCTCATTATAAAGAATATCTTGTTAGTCGTATTAATGCCCATTCTCTGGATCCATGTGTTCTCTATGATCTGGCTGAGACTATGAATGTGTGTCAGCGCTACCTGCCTGTATTGCCTCTACAAGATCCCACCGAGGATGAGGCCAGCTACAGGGAGCGTCTCCTGGGG GTGTTAATATCAGAGGTGCCACTGAGTATGAACATTCCACGGAAGCAGAATTAA